In Ruminiclostridium josui JCM 17888, the genomic window CAAGACCAGTAATTACACCGACACATGCTGGTCCAATAACATCTTGTTTACGGAAGTCGTCTCCTTTATGAACGTTACTAATGTGTACTTCTAAACAAGGTACTTGAATGCTTTCAATAGCCGACCTGAGAACATACGAATTATGAGTTAAAGCAGCCGGATTGATGATAATACCATCAAAGTTTCCCCTTGCCTTATGGAGTTCTTCGACAATTTCACCTTCATAGTTTGATTGGAAAAGTTTAACTTCCAACTCATTTTTATCTGCAAAGTCTAATATTTTTTGATTTAAATCATCTAAAGTAAAGCACCCATAAAGTGTAGGATCTTTTTGTCCTAACAAATTCAAATTAGGCCCATTAACTACCATAATTTTTTTCATAGCTTCTAGTCCTTTCTTAGATATTAATTTTTGTCCCCAAATAATTCAATCACCTTGTTGGCAATGTTTTGACCTAATTTAACACAACACTCACGATCATTGTCTATAGGTGCTTTAGTTGATATGGCCCCAAAATGTGTAAACGGCCTTCCCAAAGACATGCCTCCGGAATAAATAAGCATTCCATGGATTAAT contains:
- the aroQ gene encoding type II 3-dehydroquinate dehydratase, which encodes MKKIMVVNGPNLNLLGQKDPTLYGCFTLDDLNQKILDFADKNELEVKLFQSNYEGEIVEELHKARGNFDGIIINPAALTHNSYVLRSAIESIQVPCLEVHISNVHKGDDFRKQDVIGPACVGVITGLGWLGYLLALEYFLKL